In Janibacter alkaliphilus, the following proteins share a genomic window:
- a CDS encoding universal stress protein, which translates to MTVLVAYAHTPEGEAALRHGRRLASKDGSDLAVFDLDESSSADDHGIDPTVADGEGESSRWYARASESRSAAGDLLDLAAELDVELIVVGVRRRSPIGKLVLGSNAQQIIIDAHVPVLAVKSEAS; encoded by the coding sequence ATGACCGTCCTCGTCGCCTACGCGCACACCCCCGAGGGTGAGGCCGCGCTGCGGCACGGCCGCCGCCTGGCCAGCAAGGACGGCAGCGACCTGGCCGTCTTCGACCTCGACGAGTCCTCCAGCGCCGACGACCACGGCATCGACCCCACCGTCGCCGACGGCGAGGGCGAGAGCAGCCGCTGGTACGCCCGGGCCAGCGAGAGCCGCAGCGCTGCCGGCGACCTCCTCGACCTGGCCGCCGAGCTCGACGTCGAGCTGATCGTCGTCGGGGTCCGCCGCCGCTCCCCCATCGGCAAGCTCGTGCTCGGCTCGAACGCCCAGCAGATCATCATCGACGCCCATGTCCCGGTGCTCGCGGTGAAGTCGGAGGCGTCGTGA
- a CDS encoding tripartite tricarboxylate transporter TctB family protein, with protein MSSTADAVTRAPSPRHGAWTGRGGLVLAGLMLALGIYLTLGIVTMEVPEGAESPGPTFVPTIVAVGCYLLAALIAWQTWRHPEDPTHEEPLDAYGGEHATFSDWRAVGICVLGFLAFALLLQPLGWILAAALLFWSVAVAMGSRKGLTDVAVALVMSSVVQLAFSAGLGLNLPAGILEGVV; from the coding sequence GTGAGCTCCACGGCCGACGCCGTGACCCGGGCGCCCTCGCCCCGGCACGGCGCCTGGACCGGACGCGGCGGACTCGTGCTCGCCGGACTGATGCTCGCCCTCGGGATCTACCTCACCCTCGGCATCGTGACGATGGAGGTGCCCGAAGGGGCGGAGAGCCCGGGTCCCACCTTCGTCCCCACCATCGTCGCCGTCGGCTGCTACCTGCTGGCCGCGCTCATCGCCTGGCAGACCTGGCGGCACCCGGAGGACCCGACGCACGAGGAGCCGCTGGACGCCTACGGCGGTGAGCACGCCACCTTCAGCGACTGGCGCGCGGTGGGCATCTGCGTGCTCGGCTTCCTCGCCTTCGCGCTGCTGCTGCAGCCGCTGGGCTGGATCCTCGCGGCGGCCCTGCTCTTCTGGTCGGTGGCGGTGGCGATGGGCTCGCGCAAGGGGCTGACCGACGTGGCCGTGGCGCTGGTGATGTCCAGCGTCGTCCAGCTGGCCTTCTCGGCCGGGCTCGGCCTCAACCTGCCGGCCGGCATCCTCGAGGGGGTCGTGTAG
- a CDS encoding tripartite tricarboxylate transporter permease gives METLDLLLGGLGDAITPMNLLWVTIGCLLGTSVGVLPGLGSAMAVALLLPVTFSLDPTAAFIMFAGVYFGGLFGDSTMAILMNTPGGGTAIASTFEGHRMAQLGRAPQALATSAIGAFTGGIIATVIVVFFAPRLAELALLFGPAEYFALSVFAFLAIASVVSDSVIKGMASLVIGLALALVGIDGISGAQRMTFGSAELFDGISIIVITVGTLALGEVFHVASRIHRRLPPEAQAMQGRPFLSRAEFKEAMPAWLRGTAFGVPFGVIPVGGGEVPTFLAYGTERRLDRRRKNPQFGKGAIRGLAAPEAASNATSGTAMGALLAMGLPTSATAAIMLAAFRQYGLQPGPLLFERSADLVWALLASFFVGLVVLLIINLPFAPLWAKLLLIPRPYLYAGIAVFCGLGVYATASSVADLLLVLAIALVGLLLRRFGYPLAPLMIGVVLGPIAETSLRNALIASDGDYGTLVGSSITITLYVALLLVVLVTAGAKVRGRLSRDT, from the coding sequence ATGGAGACCCTCGACCTGCTGCTCGGCGGCCTGGGTGACGCGATCACCCCGATGAACCTGCTGTGGGTGACCATCGGCTGCCTGCTCGGCACCTCCGTCGGGGTCCTGCCCGGGCTGGGCTCGGCGATGGCGGTCGCGCTGCTGCTGCCGGTGACCTTCTCGCTGGACCCGACAGCCGCCTTCATCATGTTCGCCGGGGTCTACTTCGGCGGGCTCTTCGGCGACTCGACGATGGCCATCCTCATGAACACCCCCGGCGGCGGGACAGCCATCGCCAGCACCTTCGAGGGGCACCGGATGGCCCAGCTGGGGCGTGCCCCGCAGGCCCTGGCGACCTCGGCGATCGGCGCCTTCACCGGCGGCATCATCGCCACCGTCATCGTCGTCTTCTTCGCCCCGCGGCTGGCCGAGCTGGCGCTGCTCTTCGGCCCGGCCGAGTACTTCGCGCTGTCCGTCTTCGCCTTCCTGGCGATCGCCTCGGTGGTCTCGGACTCGGTGATCAAGGGAATGGCCTCGCTCGTCATCGGCCTCGCCCTGGCGCTCGTCGGCATCGACGGGATCAGCGGCGCGCAGCGGATGACCTTCGGCAGCGCCGAGCTCTTCGACGGCATCTCGATCATCGTCATCACCGTCGGCACGCTGGCCCTTGGCGAGGTCTTCCACGTGGCCTCGCGGATCCACCGGCGGCTGCCGCCGGAGGCCCAGGCGATGCAGGGGCGCCCCTTCCTGTCCCGCGCGGAGTTCAAGGAGGCGATGCCGGCCTGGCTGCGCGGCACCGCCTTCGGCGTCCCCTTCGGTGTCATCCCGGTCGGCGGCGGCGAGGTGCCCACCTTCCTCGCCTACGGCACCGAGCGGCGGCTGGACCGCCGCCGCAAGAACCCGCAGTTCGGCAAGGGCGCCATCCGCGGGCTGGCCGCACCGGAGGCCGCGAGCAACGCGACCTCCGGCACGGCGATGGGCGCTCTGCTGGCCATGGGGCTGCCCACCTCGGCGACCGCGGCGATCATGCTGGCCGCCTTCCGGCAGTACGGGCTGCAGCCGGGTCCGCTGCTCTTCGAGCGCAGCGCCGATCTCGTCTGGGCGCTGCTGGCGAGCTTCTTCGTCGGGCTGGTCGTGCTGCTCATCATCAACCTGCCCTTCGCCCCGCTGTGGGCGAAGCTGCTGCTCATCCCCCGGCCGTACCTCTACGCCGGGATCGCCGTCTTCTGCGGGCTCGGCGTCTACGCCACCGCGTCCTCGGTCGCCGACCTGCTGCTCGTGCTGGCCATCGCGCTGGTCGGGCTGCTGCTGCGCCGCTTCGGCTACCCGCTGGCGCCGCTGATGATCGGTGTCGTGCTCGGGCCGATCGCCGAGACCAGCCTGCGCAACGCGCTCATCGCCAGCGACGGCGACTACGGCACGCTCGTCGGCAGCAGCATCACGATCACCCTCTACGTCGCGCTGCTGCTCGTCGTGCTGGTCACCGCGGGGGCGAAGGTGCGCGGGCGGCTCTCCCGGGACACCTGA
- a CDS encoding THUMP-like domain-containing protein, with protein MDPSTVRWLASPEGQAMLRALPEYRETDAVAVASDLRARGLTPERASALLTQQRLRARATDKFGEFAAGMLFTADGLEQASRVEVAAGHAGRFAAASLATVHDLGCGIGADAIAMSALGVTVHAVDADAVTAAVADVNLRPWPDSRARHGTAEGVSLPADPLRARAGAWLDPARRTPGVADAHGRTRRVFRLEDLRPTWEHVLSVARDVPATGVKLAPSLPHDVPPLGTEAQWTSFGGTALECAVWWGPLATHHGRSARVLRRGAPPVEVDQRAADDDPPTVAALAALGPWLYEADRAVVQAGLVGAVTAATSGAELEPGLGYVTSGERVELGYARRYRVLEAMPFSVKRLRGWLREHQLTGLTIKKRGIRLDEHQLRRQLKIGRADGDQATVLLTRVAGEQTVLVLTADPDEPPTS; from the coding sequence GTGGACCCGAGCACCGTGCGCTGGCTGGCCTCCCCCGAGGGGCAGGCCATGCTGCGGGCGCTGCCGGAGTACCGCGAGACCGACGCCGTCGCCGTGGCCAGCGACCTGCGCGCCCGCGGGCTGACCCCCGAACGGGCCTCGGCGCTGCTGACCCAGCAGCGGCTGCGCGCCCGGGCAACCGACAAGTTCGGTGAGTTCGCCGCCGGGATGCTCTTCACCGCCGACGGGCTGGAGCAGGCCAGCCGGGTCGAGGTCGCCGCCGGGCACGCGGGCCGCTTCGCCGCCGCGAGCCTGGCCACCGTGCACGACCTCGGCTGCGGCATCGGGGCCGACGCGATCGCGATGAGCGCCCTCGGGGTCACCGTGCACGCGGTCGACGCCGACGCCGTCACCGCCGCCGTGGCCGACGTCAACCTGCGCCCCTGGCCGGACAGCCGGGCCCGGCACGGCACCGCTGAAGGGGTGAGCCTGCCGGCCGACCCGCTGCGGGCCCGTGCCGGCGCCTGGCTCGACCCGGCCCGGCGCACCCCGGGCGTCGCCGACGCCCACGGCCGCACCCGCCGTGTCTTCCGGCTCGAGGACCTCCGCCCGACCTGGGAGCACGTGCTCTCCGTCGCCCGCGATGTCCCGGCCACCGGGGTCAAGCTCGCCCCGTCGCTGCCGCACGACGTGCCCCCGCTGGGCACCGAGGCGCAGTGGACCTCCTTCGGCGGCACCGCCCTGGAGTGCGCGGTGTGGTGGGGGCCGCTGGCCACCCACCACGGGCGCAGCGCCCGGGTGCTGCGCCGCGGCGCTCCCCCGGTCGAGGTGGACCAGCGCGCCGCCGACGACGACCCGCCGACCGTCGCTGCCCTGGCCGCGCTGGGGCCGTGGCTCTACGAGGCGGACCGGGCGGTCGTCCAGGCCGGCCTCGTCGGCGCGGTCACCGCCGCCACCTCCGGCGCCGAGCTCGAGCCGGGCCTGGGCTACGTCACCAGCGGCGAGCGGGTCGAGCTCGGCTACGCCCGCCGCTACCGGGTGCTGGAGGCCATGCCCTTCTCCGTGAAGCGGCTGCGCGGCTGGCTGCGCGAGCACCAGCTCACCGGCCTGACCATCAAGAAGCGCGGCATCCGCCTCGACGAGCACCAGCTGCGCCGCCAGCTGAAGATCGGCCGGGCCGACGGCGACCAGGCCACCGTGCTGCTCACCCGGGTCGCCGGCGAGCAGACCGTGCTCGTGCTCACCGCCGACCCCGACGAACCCCCGACCTCCTGA
- a CDS encoding glycoside hydrolase family 3 protein produces the protein MPSPRLALIACTSALVVTACAGSDGSGRASGGGSSTSGSDGASSVSRSPSSTASPSSTASPSVSSCVQQTADALSPTEQAGQLIMAALEPGAGSTGLDPYIRDQGLGSMLYLGGWQDAGTVAAASTHLQQVAPEADGTTIGMLVAADQEGGEVQQLTGSGFSTIPSGLEQAQMSPDELRTAAEGWGDELRAAGVNVNLSPVADTVPEEIGTGNAPIGRFGRQYGSTPEAAAQGASDFAYGMLRAQVQPTVKHFPGLGRVTGNTDMTAEGITDDVADTDDPYLEPFAETIDTGTRIVMVSSARYPQLDPEEPALFSEPIVTDLLREQMGFEGVVITDDVGAAEAVAAYPVAERATGFIDAGGDIVLTASPAQVPTMVEAITAEAEADEDFAAKVDDALLRVLTLKEGMGLLRCG, from the coding sequence GTGCCCTCACCTCGCCTCGCCCTGATCGCCTGCACCAGCGCCCTGGTGGTCACCGCCTGCGCCGGCAGCGACGGCTCCGGCCGCGCCTCCGGCGGCGGCTCCTCGACGAGCGGCAGCGACGGCGCCTCCTCCGTCTCCAGGTCGCCGTCGAGCACCGCCAGCCCGTCGAGCACGGCCAGCCCGAGCGTGAGCAGCTGCGTGCAGCAGACCGCCGACGCGCTCTCCCCCACCGAGCAGGCCGGCCAGCTGATCATGGCCGCGCTGGAGCCAGGTGCCGGCAGCACCGGCCTCGACCCCTACATCCGCGACCAGGGCCTGGGCTCGATGCTCTACCTCGGCGGCTGGCAGGACGCGGGCACCGTCGCCGCGGCGAGCACCCACCTGCAGCAGGTCGCGCCCGAGGCCGACGGCACCACCATCGGCATGCTCGTCGCCGCCGACCAGGAGGGCGGCGAGGTGCAGCAGCTGACCGGCTCCGGCTTCTCCACCATCCCCAGCGGGCTGGAGCAGGCGCAGATGTCCCCCGACGAGCTGCGTACCGCCGCCGAGGGCTGGGGCGACGAGCTGCGTGCCGCCGGCGTCAACGTCAACCTCTCCCCCGTCGCCGACACCGTCCCCGAGGAGATCGGCACCGGCAACGCCCCGATCGGCCGCTTCGGCCGGCAGTACGGCTCCACCCCGGAGGCGGCGGCCCAGGGCGCCAGCGACTTCGCCTACGGGATGCTGCGCGCCCAGGTCCAGCCGACGGTCAAGCACTTCCCCGGGCTGGGCCGGGTCACCGGCAACACCGACATGACCGCCGAGGGGATCACCGACGACGTCGCCGACACCGACGACCCCTACCTCGAGCCCTTCGCCGAGACCATCGACACCGGCACCCGCATCGTCATGGTCAGCTCGGCCCGCTACCCGCAGCTCGACCCCGAGGAGCCGGCGCTCTTCTCCGAGCCGATCGTCACCGACCTGCTGCGCGAGCAGATGGGCTTCGAAGGGGTGGTCATCACCGACGACGTGGGCGCCGCCGAGGCGGTGGCCGCCTACCCGGTGGCCGAGCGGGCCACCGGCTTCATCGACGCCGGCGGCGACATCGTACTCACCGCCAGCCCGGCGCAGGTGCCGACGATGGTCGAGGCGATCACCGCCGAGGCCGAGGCGGACGAGGACTTCGCGGCGAAGGTCGACGACGCCCTCCTGCGCGTGCTCACCCTCAAGGAAGGCATGGGCCTGCTGCGCTGCGGCTGA
- a CDS encoding glycine betaine ABC transporter substrate-binding protein gives MTARHTRRAATVAGVSALGLVLAACGSDDSGDSGGSGEGGDKGTITMGFIPSWTDGLSTAYLLEDQLEKQGYTVEMEELTEAAPLYTALSQGDVDMYPSAWPEVTHASYMDEYGDDIEDIGTYYDNAKLTFAVPEYSEIQSIEDLPDMASELDGKIIGIEPGAGLTEATQDSVIPEYGLDSDFELVTSSTAGMLAELEKATDAEEEIVVTLWRPFWANSEFGMRDLEDPKGALGESEGLHFLGTAGFAEEFPEAAELIEGIQLDDEQYGSLEDMVVNEYGEGKEAEAIDAWLEENPEAFETQLTESE, from the coding sequence ATGACTGCTCGACACACCCGACGAGCGGCGACCGTGGCCGGCGTCAGCGCGCTCGGCCTGGTCCTGGCCGCCTGCGGCAGCGACGACTCCGGCGACTCCGGGGGCTCCGGCGAGGGCGGTGACAAGGGCACCATCACGATGGGCTTCATCCCGTCCTGGACCGACGGGCTGAGCACCGCCTACCTCCTCGAGGACCAGCTGGAGAAGCAGGGCTACACCGTCGAGATGGAGGAGCTCACCGAGGCGGCCCCGCTCTACACCGCCCTCTCCCAGGGCGACGTGGACATGTACCCCTCGGCCTGGCCGGAGGTCACCCACGCGTCCTACATGGACGAGTACGGCGACGACATCGAGGACATCGGCACGTACTACGACAACGCGAAGCTCACCTTCGCGGTCCCGGAGTACAGCGAGATCCAGTCGATCGAGGATCTGCCGGACATGGCCTCCGAGCTCGACGGCAAGATCATCGGCATCGAGCCCGGCGCCGGTCTCACCGAGGCCACCCAGGACAGCGTCATCCCGGAGTACGGCCTGGACAGCGACTTCGAGCTCGTGACCTCCTCCACCGCCGGCATGCTCGCCGAGCTGGAGAAGGCCACCGACGCCGAGGAGGAGATCGTCGTCACCCTGTGGCGTCCCTTCTGGGCGAACAGCGAGTTCGGGATGCGTGACCTCGAGGACCCGAAGGGGGCGCTGGGCGAGTCCGAGGGCCTGCACTTCCTCGGCACCGCCGGCTTCGCCGAGGAGTTCCCGGAGGCGGCCGAGCTCATCGAGGGCATCCAGCTCGACGACGAGCAGTACGGCTCGCTCGAGGACATGGTCGTCAACGAGTACGGCGAGGGCAAGGAGGCCGAGGCCATCGACGCGTGGCTCGAGGAGAACCCCGAGGCCTTCGAGACCCAGCTCACCGAGTCCGAGTGA
- a CDS encoding ABC transporter permease, with the protein MDTEDFPRIEIGEWADRGIDWLTDNAGWLFDALSEGMSWIIQLLTDILLAPPPLVAIIILSLIAWLVRSWQLAVGTALTFALVVSMEQWENAMLTLALVLAAALIAVVLAVPIGIAAARSDLVSTLVRPLLDFMQTMPAFVYLIPAIIFFSIGVVPGLFATVIFAFPPGVRFTELGIRQVDGETVEAGQAFGATPRQILRGIQLPLAVPTIMAGINQVIMLALSMAVIAGLAGADGLGKEVAASIASLNVPQGVEAGLGVVILAIFLDRVTSALGEPEKHPHSLYRLVRGRLGRA; encoded by the coding sequence ATGGACACCGAGGACTTCCCCCGGATCGAGATCGGCGAGTGGGCCGACCGTGGCATCGACTGGCTCACCGACAACGCCGGATGGCTCTTCGACGCCCTCAGCGAGGGCATGAGCTGGATCATCCAGCTGCTCACCGACATCCTGCTCGCCCCGCCGCCGCTCGTCGCGATCATCATCCTCTCGCTCATCGCCTGGCTGGTGCGCTCCTGGCAGCTGGCCGTCGGGACCGCGCTCACCTTCGCGCTGGTCGTCTCGATGGAGCAGTGGGAGAACGCCATGCTGACCCTGGCGCTGGTCCTGGCCGCGGCGCTCATCGCCGTCGTGCTCGCCGTGCCGATCGGCATCGCCGCCGCCCGCAGCGACCTGGTCAGCACCCTGGTCCGGCCGCTGCTGGACTTCATGCAGACGATGCCCGCCTTCGTCTACCTCATCCCGGCGATCATCTTCTTCAGCATCGGGGTCGTCCCGGGCCTCTTCGCCACGGTGATCTTCGCCTTCCCGCCCGGGGTGCGCTTCACCGAGCTGGGCATCCGGCAGGTCGACGGCGAGACGGTCGAGGCCGGGCAGGCCTTCGGCGCCACCCCGCGCCAGATCCTGCGCGGCATCCAGCTCCCGCTGGCCGTGCCGACGATCATGGCCGGGATCAACCAGGTGATCATGCTGGCCCTGTCGATGGCGGTCATCGCCGGCCTGGCCGGCGCCGACGGCCTGGGCAAGGAGGTCGCCGCCTCGATCGCCAGCCTGAACGTGCCGCAGGGCGTCGAGGCCGGGCTCGGCGTCGTCATCCTGGCGATCTTCCTCGACCGGGTGACCTCGGCCCTCGGCGAGCCCGAGAAGCACCCCCACTCCCTCTACCGACTCGTGCGCGGCCGGCTGGGCCGCGCCTGA
- a CDS encoding quaternary amine ABC transporter ATP-binding protein, which translates to MSSISVRHLYKVFGRRPERGIAALKEGRSRDEIKDEMGLTAAVVNATFDVSPGEIFVVMGLSGSGKSTLIRMVNGLLEPTSGEVTIDDLDVTRAKGDELRRVRREKISMVFQHFALLPHRTVGENAAYALEIQGVNRSEREKKAEEALGMVDLGGWGGSMPSELSGGMRQRVGLARALAAGTDVLLMDEAFSALDPLIRRGMQDQLVELQDRLGKTILFITHDLNEAMRLGDRIAMMRGGEIEQIGTSQEILNEPVNSYVSQFVQDVDRSRVLTAADVMRAPEQAAGSTPDPGGAVAGPTDLLADLYTVAARHGGPISVLDDGRLVGSVPLATLLAAGGTPDGERVTGQVAEEAPGAQSGSHAATPGPSAPAVGGPPPGGADAGGGE; encoded by the coding sequence ATGAGCTCGATCAGCGTCAGACACCTCTACAAGGTCTTCGGTCGCCGCCCGGAGCGAGGCATCGCTGCCCTGAAGGAGGGCCGCAGCCGGGACGAGATCAAGGACGAGATGGGCCTGACCGCTGCGGTCGTGAACGCCACCTTCGACGTGTCACCGGGCGAGATCTTCGTCGTCATGGGCCTCTCCGGCTCGGGCAAGTCGACGCTGATCCGGATGGTCAACGGGCTGCTGGAGCCGACCAGCGGCGAGGTGACGATCGACGACCTCGACGTGACCCGGGCGAAGGGGGACGAGCTGCGCCGGGTGCGTCGGGAGAAGATCAGCATGGTCTTCCAGCACTTCGCGCTGCTGCCGCACCGCACCGTCGGGGAGAACGCCGCCTACGCGCTGGAGATCCAGGGCGTGAACCGCTCGGAGCGGGAGAAGAAGGCCGAGGAGGCGCTCGGCATGGTCGACCTCGGCGGCTGGGGCGGCTCGATGCCCTCGGAGCTCTCCGGCGGGATGCGGCAGCGGGTCGGGCTGGCCCGGGCCCTCGCCGCCGGCACCGACGTGCTGCTCATGGACGAGGCCTTCAGCGCGCTCGACCCGCTGATCCGCCGCGGCATGCAGGACCAGCTCGTCGAGCTGCAGGACCGGCTCGGCAAGACCATCCTCTTCATCACCCACGACCTCAACGAGGCGATGCGCCTCGGCGACCGGATCGCGATGATGCGCGGCGGCGAGATCGAGCAGATCGGCACCTCGCAGGAGATCCTCAACGAGCCGGTGAACAGCTACGTCTCCCAGTTCGTCCAGGACGTCGACCGCAGCCGGGTGCTCACCGCCGCCGACGTCATGCGCGCCCCGGAGCAGGCCGCCGGCAGCACCCCCGACCCGGGCGGCGCGGTCGCCGGCCCGACCGACCTGCTGGCCGACCTCTACACCGTCGCCGCCCGGCACGGCGGGCCGATCTCGGTCCTCGACGACGGGCGGCTCGTCGGCTCCGTGCCGCTGGCCACCCTGCTGGCCGCCGGCGGCACCCCGGACGGCGAGCGGGTGACGGGTCAGGTCGCCGAGGAGGCCCCGGGCGCCCAGTCCGGGAGCCACGCGGCGACGCCCGGCCCCTCGGCGCCGGCGGTGGGCGGACCACCACCCGGCGGCGCGGACGCGGGAGGTGGTGAGTGA
- the tsaD gene encoding tRNA (adenosine(37)-N6)-threonylcarbamoyltransferase complex transferase subunit TsaD, whose translation MSDQPLVLGIETSCDETGVGIVHGERLLVDAVASSVDEHARFGGVVPEVASRAHLEAMVPTIERACADAGVSLRDLDAISVTSGPGLAGALMVGVASAKALALSLGIPLYGVNHLASHVAVDIVEHGPLPEPTMAMLVSGGHSSLLLVPDVTHDIRSLGATIDDAAGEAFDKVARVLGLPFPGGPHIDRAAADGQITIDFPRGLTSGRDMERHRFDFSFSGLKTAVARWVETRRVDGEDVPVADVAASFQEAVVDVLTRKAVLACREQGVDALQIGGGVAANSRLRAMAQARCDDAGLLLRVPRPGLCTDNGAMVASLGAQMLLKGRPASALDLPADSSMPVTDVQSGLPVDVDHDHPH comes from the coding sequence ATGAGCGACCAGCCCCTCGTCCTCGGCATCGAGACCTCGTGCGACGAGACCGGCGTCGGCATCGTCCACGGCGAGCGCCTGCTCGTCGACGCGGTCGCCAGCAGCGTCGACGAGCACGCCCGCTTCGGCGGCGTCGTGCCCGAGGTCGCCAGCCGCGCCCACCTCGAGGCGATGGTCCCGACCATCGAGCGTGCCTGCGCCGACGCCGGGGTGAGCCTGCGCGACCTGGACGCCATCTCGGTGACCTCCGGCCCGGGGCTCGCCGGGGCGCTCATGGTCGGGGTCGCCTCGGCCAAGGCGCTGGCCCTCTCGCTCGGCATCCCGCTCTACGGGGTGAACCACCTGGCCAGCCACGTCGCCGTGGACATCGTCGAGCACGGCCCGCTGCCGGAGCCGACGATGGCGATGCTCGTCAGCGGCGGCCACTCCTCGCTGCTGCTCGTCCCGGACGTCACCCACGACATCCGCAGCCTCGGCGCGACCATCGACGACGCCGCCGGGGAGGCCTTCGACAAGGTCGCCCGGGTGCTCGGCCTGCCCTTCCCCGGGGGACCGCACATCGACCGGGCCGCCGCCGACGGCCAGATCACCATCGACTTCCCCCGCGGACTGACCAGCGGCCGGGACATGGAGCGGCACCGCTTCGACTTCTCCTTCTCCGGGCTCAAGACCGCGGTGGCGCGCTGGGTGGAGACCCGCCGCGTCGACGGCGAGGACGTGCCGGTGGCCGACGTGGCCGCCTCCTTCCAGGAGGCGGTCGTCGACGTGCTCACCCGCAAGGCGGTGCTGGCCTGCCGGGAGCAGGGCGTCGACGCGCTGCAGATCGGCGGCGGCGTGGCGGCCAACTCCCGGCTGCGGGCGATGGCCCAGGCCCGCTGCGACGACGCCGGGCTGCTGCTGCGGGTGCCCCGGCCGGGGCTGTGCACCGACAACGGTGCGATGGTCGCCAGCCTGGGCGCGCAGATGCTGCTCAAGGGTCGCCCGGCCAGCGCGCTCGACCTGCCGGCGGACTCCTCGATGCCGGTCACCGACGTCCAGTCCGGGCTGCCGGTCGACGTCGACCACGACCACCCGCACTGA
- the rimI gene encoding ribosomal protein S18-alanine N-acetyltransferase: MSAATREIVLRELGWPDLEQVAALEQELFPQDAWDLASWWHELAGRPRRDYLVLTDPDGVLGYAGLDHGGEVSDVMTIAVHPRGRGHGLGQRLLDELVARARQAGAQRIMLEVRADNAAARGLYERSGFATVATRRGYYQSVDALVLAHELTRPSADQTAADQPAGGPA; this comes from the coding sequence GTGAGCGCCGCGACGCGCGAGATCGTGCTGCGCGAGCTGGGGTGGCCCGACCTGGAGCAGGTCGCCGCGCTCGAGCAGGAGCTCTTCCCGCAGGACGCGTGGGACCTCGCCTCGTGGTGGCACGAGCTGGCCGGCCGCCCGCGCCGCGACTACCTCGTGCTCACCGACCCCGACGGCGTGCTCGGCTACGCCGGGCTGGACCACGGCGGCGAGGTCAGCGACGTCATGACGATCGCGGTGCACCCCCGCGGCCGCGGCCACGGGCTGGGGCAGCGCCTGCTCGACGAGCTCGTGGCCCGGGCCCGCCAGGCCGGTGCGCAGCGGATCATGCTCGAGGTCCGCGCCGACAACGCCGCGGCCCGGGGGCTCTACGAGCGCTCCGGCTTCGCCACCGTCGCCACCCGCCGCGGCTACTACCAGAGCGTGGACGCGCTCGTGCTCGCCCACGAGCTCACCCGCCCGAGCGCGGACCAGACCGCGGCCGACCAGCCCGCCGGAGGTCCGGCATGA
- the tsaB gene encoding tRNA (adenosine(37)-N6)-threonylcarbamoyltransferase complex dimerization subunit type 1 TsaB, with protein MRLLALDTATSAITVAVHDGQRVLAERTALDARRHTELLAPLVQEALDLAGLTPDQLTDVAVGTGPGPFTGLRVGLVTARTMGLALGIPVHGVCSLDALAHEAAAAGATGELLVATDARRREVYHARYRCTEGRAEPLEEPAVTRPGDLSDEVRALPTVGRGPLLYPELLTRGGEPLDVSAAALAELAVHRIRSGAPMPAEPLYLRRPDAATPGTAKSALAAGGPNRPAGRGTGARRQQVQPTRAAVTEDQSEGQQ; from the coding sequence GTGAGGTTGCTGGCGCTGGACACCGCGACCTCGGCGATCACCGTCGCCGTGCACGACGGGCAGCGGGTGCTCGCCGAGCGCACCGCGCTGGACGCCCGCCGGCACACCGAGCTGCTGGCCCCGCTGGTGCAGGAGGCGCTGGACCTCGCCGGGCTGACCCCGGACCAGCTGACCGACGTCGCCGTCGGCACCGGACCCGGCCCCTTCACCGGGCTGCGGGTCGGGCTGGTCACCGCACGCACGATGGGCCTCGCGCTGGGCATCCCGGTGCACGGGGTGTGCTCCCTCGACGCGCTGGCCCACGAGGCGGCCGCGGCGGGTGCCACCGGCGAGCTGCTCGTGGCCACCGACGCCCGGCGCCGCGAGGTCTACCACGCCCGCTACCGCTGCACCGAGGGTCGCGCCGAGCCGCTGGAGGAGCCCGCGGTCACCCGACCCGGTGACCTCTCCGACGAGGTGCGGGCCCTGCCGACCGTCGGCCGCGGCCCGCTGCTCTACCCCGAGCTGCTCACCCGTGGCGGCGAGCCCCTCGACGTCTCGGCCGCGGCGCTCGCCGAGCTCGCCGTGCACCGGATCCGCTCCGGCGCCCCGATGCCCGCAGAACCGCTCTACCTGCGCCGTCCGGACGCCGCCACCCCCGGCACCGCGAAGTCGGCGCTGGCCGCCGGTGGCCCCAACCGCCCCGCGGGACGCGGCACCGGGGCCCGCCGCCAGCAGGTGCAGCCGACCCGCGCCGCCGTGACCGAGGACCAGAGCGAGGGGCAGCAGTGA